The following are encoded together in the Pectobacterium wasabiae CFBP 3304 genome:
- a CDS encoding glycoside hydrolase family 1 protein yields the protein MHDHLQNDFRFPTNFWWGSASSAPQTEGESLRYGKSATVWDEWFATQPGRFHQQVGPADTSTFYQHWREDIALLKTLNHNTFRTSISWARLIPDGVGEPNPQAVAFYNQIIDEMLAQGITPFINLFHFDMPMVMQRLGGWENRAVVVAYAGYAATCFRLFGDRVKHWFTFNEPVVPVEGGYLYDFHYPNVVDFKRAATVAYHTMLAHALAVKAYREQSQGGEIGIILNLTPSYPRSQHPADVKAANIADLMFNRSFLDPALKGEYPQELVDLLHRYGQLPHCQPDDRALLADGVVDLLGINYYQPRRIQCRDSLVNPDSPFMPEWFFSSYEMPGRKMNPYRGWEIYEPGIYDILTNLRVNYGNPRCFISENGMGVENEQRFDANGQIQDDYRIDFVREHLKQVHKGIAEGSNCLGYHMWTFIDNWSWSNAYKNRYGFVQLDLATQTRTVKKSGEWFAAVAAENGFQGSTL from the coding sequence ATGCACGATCATCTTCAGAACGATTTTCGCTTTCCCACGAATTTTTGGTGGGGCAGCGCCAGTTCGGCACCGCAAACGGAAGGCGAAAGCCTCCGCTATGGTAAAAGCGCCACCGTGTGGGACGAATGGTTTGCCACGCAGCCCGGCCGTTTTCACCAGCAGGTTGGGCCGGCGGATACCTCCACGTTTTATCAGCACTGGCGTGAAGATATCGCGCTGCTGAAAACGCTGAACCACAACACGTTCCGGACGTCGATCTCTTGGGCGCGGCTGATACCCGATGGCGTCGGTGAACCCAATCCGCAGGCGGTCGCGTTTTATAATCAGATCATTGATGAAATGCTAGCACAGGGCATCACGCCGTTTATCAATCTGTTCCATTTTGATATGCCGATGGTGATGCAGCGGCTAGGCGGCTGGGAAAATCGGGCGGTGGTGGTGGCCTATGCGGGCTATGCGGCGACCTGCTTCCGTCTGTTTGGCGATAGGGTAAAACATTGGTTTACGTTCAATGAGCCGGTAGTGCCAGTGGAAGGCGGGTATCTGTATGATTTTCACTACCCGAACGTGGTGGATTTCAAGCGAGCCGCGACAGTGGCGTATCACACCATGCTGGCGCACGCGCTGGCGGTGAAGGCCTATCGTGAACAGTCTCAGGGCGGGGAAATTGGTATCATCCTCAACCTGACGCCTTCTTACCCGCGTTCGCAACATCCGGCCGATGTCAAAGCCGCTAACATTGCCGATCTGATGTTTAATCGCAGCTTCCTCGATCCTGCGCTGAAGGGCGAGTATCCGCAGGAACTGGTCGATCTGCTGCATCGCTATGGCCAACTGCCGCATTGTCAGCCTGACGATCGTGCGCTGCTGGCCGATGGTGTTGTCGATCTGCTGGGTATTAACTATTACCAGCCGCGTCGTATCCAGTGCCGTGACAGTTTGGTCAATCCCGATAGTCCGTTTATGCCAGAGTGGTTCTTCTCCAGCTATGAAATGCCGGGACGAAAAATGAATCCCTATCGCGGCTGGGAAATTTACGAACCGGGTATCTATGACATTCTGACTAACCTACGGGTGAACTACGGCAATCCGCGCTGCTTTATTTCAGAAAACGGCATGGGGGTGGAGAACGAACAGCGTTTCGATGCCAACGGGCAGATTCAGGATGATTACCGCATCGATTTTGTCCGCGAACACCTGAAGCAGGTACACAAAGGCATTGCGGAAGGCAGCAATTGCCTCGGCTACCATATGTGGACGTTTATCGATAACTGGTCGTGGTCGAATGCCTACAAGAATCGCTATGGTTTCGTGCAGTTGGATTTGGCGACGCAGACGCGCACGGTGAAGAAAAGCGGGGAATGGTTCGCGGCCGTGGCGGCTGAGAATGGCTTTCAAGGTTCAACGTTGTAA
- a CDS encoding PTS cellobiose transporter subunit IIC, producing the protein MSGLYQSMVDIIEQKITPLAGVVGQQRHIIAIRDGFIAALPFMIIGSFMLVFIFPPFSPDTTLGFARAWLDFSVAYREQLMLPYYLSMGVMTFFISVGIGASLGKHYKLDPIMTGLLALMAFLLVAAPYHDKQISTQYFSGEGIFTAILTAIYAGEVYAWLKKRNITIRLPKEVPTGVARSFEILIPVLVIVATLHPFNLFIQSATGMIIPEAIMHLLAPLISASDSLPAILISVFICQILWFAGIHGALIVTGIMNPFWMTNLALNQAALSAGAPLPHIYLQGFWDHYLLIGGVGSTLPLAFLLMRSRAIHLRTIGRMGVVPSFFNINEPILFGAPIIMNPLLFLPFICVPMVNAVIAYTATKLGWIAQVVSLTPWTTPAPIGASWAANWAFSPVIMCLLCMVMSAAMYYPFLKVYERTLLKQEQEKQQQAAGEASA; encoded by the coding sequence ATGAGTGGCCTCTATCAGTCGATGGTCGATATCATCGAGCAGAAAATTACCCCGTTGGCAGGTGTGGTTGGGCAACAGCGCCACATCATCGCGATTCGTGACGGCTTCATCGCCGCGCTGCCTTTCATGATCATTGGTTCATTTATGCTGGTGTTCATCTTCCCGCCGTTCTCGCCGGATACTACGTTGGGGTTTGCCCGTGCGTGGCTCGACTTTTCCGTTGCCTACCGTGAACAACTGATGCTGCCGTACTACCTCAGTATGGGGGTCATGACCTTCTTTATCTCAGTGGGGATTGGTGCCAGCCTTGGCAAGCACTACAAGCTGGACCCGATCATGACTGGCCTGTTGGCGCTGATGGCGTTTTTGCTGGTGGCTGCGCCTTATCATGATAAGCAAATTTCCACTCAGTACTTCTCCGGTGAGGGGATTTTTACCGCCATTCTGACTGCAATTTATGCGGGTGAAGTGTATGCCTGGTTGAAAAAGCGCAACATCACGATCCGCCTGCCGAAAGAAGTGCCGACCGGCGTAGCGCGTTCGTTTGAAATCCTCATCCCTGTGCTGGTGATCGTCGCGACGCTGCATCCGTTTAACCTGTTCATCCAGTCCGCGACCGGCATGATTATCCCGGAAGCCATCATGCACCTGCTGGCACCGCTAATTTCGGCGTCGGATTCGCTGCCCGCGATCCTGATTTCGGTATTTATCTGCCAGATTCTGTGGTTTGCCGGGATCCACGGCGCGCTGATCGTCACCGGGATTATGAACCCGTTCTGGATGACCAATCTGGCGCTGAATCAAGCTGCGCTTTCGGCGGGTGCGCCGCTACCGCATATCTATTTGCAGGGCTTCTGGGATCACTACCTGCTGATTGGCGGGGTCGGTTCCACGCTGCCGCTGGCCTTTTTGTTAATGCGTAGCCGAGCGATTCACCTGCGCACCATTGGCCGGATGGGCGTAGTACCGAGCTTTTTCAACATCAACGAACCGATTCTGTTTGGTGCACCGATCATCATGAACCCGCTGCTGTTCCTGCCGTTTATTTGCGTGCCGATGGTCAATGCTGTCATTGCCTATACGGCGACGAAGCTTGGCTGGATCGCGCAGGTCGTTTCCCTGACGCCGTGGACAACGCCAGCACCGATTGGTGCATCGTGGGCGGCGAACTGGGCTTTCAGCCCGGTAATCATGTGTCTGCTGTGCATGGTGATGTCGGCCGCGATGTACTACCCGTTCCTGAAAGTCTACGAGCGCACGTTGCTTAAACAGGAACAGGAGAAACAACAGCAGGCGGCGGGCGAAGCCAGCGCATAA
- a CDS encoding PTS sugar transporter subunit IIB, translating to MKRIMLCCSAGMSTSLLMRKMKEVADARGLDVEIAAYAAHEFDEQVGKYDVVLLGPQVKYMLASFKEKAEGKGVPVAAIDMMDYGMQRGDNVLDFAFSLIETSGQPL from the coding sequence ATGAAAAGGATCATGCTTTGTTGTTCCGCTGGGATGTCTACCAGCCTTTTAATGAGAAAAATGAAGGAGGTGGCTGATGCGCGTGGTCTGGACGTTGAGATTGCCGCCTACGCCGCCCATGAATTTGATGAACAAGTAGGGAAGTATGATGTTGTGCTGCTGGGACCGCAGGTGAAGTACATGCTGGCGTCATTCAAGGAGAAAGCTGAGGGAAAAGGCGTGCCTGTGGCAGCGATAGACATGATGGATTACGGTATGCAGCGCGGTGACAACGTGCTGGATTTTGCATTTTCACTGATCGAAACATCAGGACAACCGCTATGA
- a CDS encoding sulfonate ABC transporter substrate-binding protein codes for MPLMMNRTVTEAREKRTPLWKNVTARLRQISTILAASTVLFISTAYAQDSVPTQLRVGYQKGSVSLVLAKSHQLLEKQFPNTKISWVEFPAGPQMLEALNVGSIDLGGTGDIPPIFAQAAGADLLYVGVEPPKPQAEVILVREDSPVKTVADLKGRKVAFQKGSSAHNTLLRALQRDGLTFTDIKPTYLTPADARAAFQQGNVDAWAIWDPYYSAALLEGGVRVLVDSCGLDKTGSFYLAGRPYAEAHGSFIRQVLDELTKADALTISDRAQSVTLLANAVGLPEKVIETALDHRPPTTIKPLDAATIKAQQSTADLFYANRLVPVKVNIAERVWNPQTP; via the coding sequence ATGCCATTGATGATGAACCGAACGGTCACGGAAGCGCGTGAGAAACGCACGCCGTTATGGAAAAACGTGACGGCGCGGCTACGCCAGATCTCCACAATTCTCGCTGCCAGCACCGTGCTGTTCATATCCACCGCTTATGCGCAGGACAGCGTACCGACGCAGCTACGAGTCGGCTATCAGAAAGGTTCGGTCAGTCTGGTACTCGCAAAATCGCACCAGTTGCTGGAGAAGCAGTTCCCCAATACCAAAATCAGTTGGGTTGAATTCCCCGCCGGACCGCAGATGCTGGAAGCACTCAATGTGGGCAGTATCGATCTGGGCGGCACTGGTGATATCCCGCCTATTTTTGCGCAGGCAGCCGGAGCTGACCTGCTGTATGTCGGCGTGGAGCCACCTAAACCACAGGCCGAAGTCATTCTGGTACGAGAAGACAGTCCGGTGAAAACCGTTGCCGACCTGAAAGGCCGCAAAGTCGCCTTCCAGAAAGGCTCCAGTGCACACAACACGTTGCTGCGCGCGTTGCAACGAGATGGGCTGACATTCACCGATATCAAACCGACCTACCTGACCCCTGCGGACGCACGCGCGGCATTCCAGCAAGGTAATGTCGATGCATGGGCAATCTGGGACCCCTACTACTCTGCCGCGCTGCTGGAAGGCGGTGTCCGGGTACTGGTTGATAGCTGCGGGCTTGATAAAACCGGTTCTTTCTATCTGGCGGGTCGCCCTTACGCCGAAGCACACGGCAGCTTTATTCGCCAGGTATTGGACGAACTGACCAAAGCCGATGCGTTAACAATCAGCGACCGGGCACAGAGCGTCACACTGTTAGCCAACGCGGTAGGGCTACCGGAAAAAGTGATTGAAACGGCGCTCGATCATCGCCCGCCAACCACCATAAAACCGCTGGATGCCGCCACGATCAAGGCGCAGCAATCCACGGCCGACCTGTTTTATGCAAACCGTCTGGTGCCGGTGAAGGTCAATATCGCGGAACGCGTCTGGAATCCCCAAACGCCGTAG
- the ssuD gene encoding FMNH2-dependent alkanesulfonate monooxygenase, with translation MSLNVFWFLPTHGDGRYLGSTEGARHVDYGYLQQVAQAAERQGFGGVLLPTGRSCEDSWLVAASLIPVTQRLKFLVALRPGVISPTIAARQAATLDRLSNGRALFNLVTGGDPEELAAEGLFLSHEERYEASAEFTHIWRRLLEGETVDFEGKHIQVKDAKLLYPPVQQPRPPLYFGGSSEAAQNLAAEQVDLYLTWGEPPEQVKEKLAEVRAKAAAQGREVRFGIRLHVIVRETTEEAWQAADRLISHLDEKTIADAQAALARFDSVGQQRMAALHGGKKDNLEISPNLWAGIGLVRGGAGTALVGDGPTVAERIQEYADLGIDTFVLSGYPHLEEAYRVGELLFPHLDLVQQPTPLHAVNNAGEVVANRYVPRKVSQS, from the coding sequence ATGAGTCTTAACGTATTCTGGTTTTTACCCACCCACGGAGACGGTCGCTATCTTGGTAGCACCGAGGGCGCACGTCATGTTGACTACGGCTATCTGCAACAGGTGGCGCAAGCCGCCGAACGGCAAGGCTTTGGCGGCGTGCTACTGCCAACGGGCCGCTCCTGCGAAGATTCCTGGCTGGTGGCAGCATCGCTCATTCCAGTGACGCAGCGGCTAAAATTTCTCGTTGCTCTGCGCCCCGGCGTCATTTCCCCTACCATCGCCGCACGTCAGGCCGCCACGCTAGACAGGCTGTCTAATGGTCGGGCGCTGTTCAATCTGGTGACCGGCGGTGACCCAGAAGAACTGGCCGCCGAAGGACTGTTCCTCAGCCACGAAGAACGCTACGAAGCCTCAGCGGAATTCACCCATATCTGGCGCAGGCTGCTGGAAGGTGAAACCGTTGATTTCGAAGGTAAACACATTCAGGTCAAAGACGCCAAACTGCTTTATCCGCCCGTGCAACAGCCGCGTCCGCCGCTCTACTTTGGTGGTTCGTCTGAGGCGGCACAGAATCTGGCAGCAGAACAGGTCGATCTCTACCTGACATGGGGTGAACCACCTGAGCAGGTTAAAGAAAAACTGGCGGAAGTCCGCGCCAAAGCCGCGGCGCAGGGGCGTGAGGTTCGCTTCGGTATTCGCCTGCACGTTATCGTGCGGGAAACCACCGAAGAGGCCTGGCAGGCTGCCGATCGACTGATTTCCCATCTGGACGAAAAAACTATCGCCGACGCACAGGCGGCGTTGGCGCGTTTCGATTCTGTCGGACAACAGCGCATGGCCGCTCTGCATGGTGGCAAAAAGGACAATCTGGAGATTAGCCCGAATCTGTGGGCCGGTATCGGTCTGGTACGCGGCGGTGCGGGTACGGCGCTGGTTGGCGATGGCCCAACGGTTGCCGAACGCATTCAGGAATACGCCGATCTCGGGATTGATACCTTTGTCCTGTCTGGCTATCCGCATCTGGAAGAAGCGTATCGCGTGGGCGAACTGCTGTTCCCGCACCTCGATCTGGTGCAACAGCCGACGCCGCTGCACGCCGTAAACAATGCGGGGGAAGTGGTGGCAAACCGCTATGTACCGCGCAAAGTTTCGCAAAGCTGA
- the ssuC gene encoding aliphatic sulfonate ABC transporter permease SsuC, which produces MARTLSSLAQRLAPFLLPVTLLVAWQISVEFGWLSNRILPAPSSVITAGWSLIYSGELWQHLAISGWRALIGFAIGGSIGLALGFITGLSRWGERLLDSSVQMIRNVPHLALIPLVILWFGIDEAAKIFLVALGTLFPIYLNTYHGIKNIDRGLLEMARSYGLSGISLFYQVVLPGALPSIMVGIRFALGFMWLTLIVAETISANSGIGYLAMNAREFLQTDVVVVAIILYALLGKLADVSAQGLERIWLRWNPAYQTSSGDAS; this is translated from the coding sequence ATGGCAAGAACGCTCTCCTCGCTGGCACAACGGCTTGCACCTTTCCTGCTCCCCGTGACGCTGCTGGTCGCGTGGCAGATATCCGTAGAGTTCGGCTGGCTATCCAACCGGATTCTGCCTGCGCCCAGTTCGGTGATTACCGCAGGGTGGTCGCTCATCTATAGCGGCGAGCTTTGGCAACATCTGGCGATCAGCGGCTGGCGCGCCCTGATCGGGTTTGCTATCGGCGGCAGTATCGGATTGGCGCTCGGCTTTATCACCGGTCTGTCGCGCTGGGGAGAACGCTTGCTGGACAGCTCGGTGCAGATGATCCGCAATGTCCCCCATCTGGCGCTGATTCCGCTGGTGATCTTGTGGTTTGGCATTGATGAGGCGGCCAAGATTTTTCTGGTCGCGTTGGGTACGCTGTTCCCGATTTATCTCAACACCTATCACGGTATTAAAAACATCGATCGCGGCCTGCTGGAAATGGCGCGCAGTTACGGTCTGTCCGGCATTAGCCTGTTCTATCAGGTAGTGCTACCCGGCGCGCTGCCGTCCATCATGGTCGGCATCCGTTTTGCCCTGGGCTTCATGTGGCTGACGCTGATCGTCGCGGAAACCATTTCTGCCAACTCCGGCATCGGCTATCTCGCCATGAACGCCCGCGAATTTCTGCAAACGGACGTAGTAGTGGTTGCCATCATCCTTTATGCCCTGCTCGGCAAACTGGCCGATGTCAGCGCTCAGGGGCTAGAGCGCATTTGGTTGCGCTGGAATCCGGCTTATCAAACCTCATCGGGGGACGCATCATGA
- the ssuB gene encoding aliphatic sulfonates ABC transporter ATP-binding protein, protein MTAFTDPATPSHSPSPLTKGAPLALDAITKHYGRRTVLNEVQLRIPSGQFVAIVGRSGCGKSTLLRLLAGLEAASSGKLLTGTAPLSSAKDDTRLMFQEARLLPWKKVIDNVGLGLRGNWREKAQDALASVGLADRADDWPAALSGGQKQRVALARALIHHPRLLLLDEPLGALDALTRIEMQSLIENLWLQHGFTVLLVTHDVSEAIALADRVILIEEGRVGLDITVDLPRPRRRGSAKLAELEARVLERVLVPTSSPLPQQAAI, encoded by the coding sequence ATGACCGCTTTTACCGATCCTGCAACACCATCTCATTCACCGTCGCCGCTCACCAAGGGGGCACCGCTGGCGCTGGATGCCATCACCAAGCACTACGGTCGCCGCACCGTACTGAACGAAGTGCAGTTACGCATTCCTTCCGGGCAGTTTGTGGCCATCGTCGGCCGCAGCGGCTGCGGCAAAAGCACCCTGCTACGCCTGCTTGCCGGGCTGGAAGCCGCCAGCAGCGGCAAACTGCTGACAGGCACCGCACCGCTCAGCAGCGCGAAAGACGACACGCGGCTGATGTTTCAGGAAGCACGACTGCTGCCGTGGAAGAAGGTGATCGATAATGTCGGGCTGGGGTTACGCGGCAACTGGCGCGAAAAAGCGCAGGATGCACTAGCCTCCGTCGGGCTGGCAGATCGCGCCGACGACTGGCCAGCGGCGCTATCCGGTGGACAGAAACAGCGTGTCGCGCTGGCGCGTGCGCTCATTCACCACCCACGTCTACTGTTGCTGGATGAACCGCTGGGTGCACTGGATGCCTTGACTCGCATCGAGATGCAAAGCCTGATCGAAAATCTGTGGCTCCAGCATGGCTTCACGGTGCTGCTGGTGACGCACGATGTCTCCGAAGCCATTGCGCTAGCCGACAGGGTTATTCTGATCGAAGAAGGACGCGTGGGGCTGGATATCACTGTTGATTTGCCACGACCGCGACGCCGCGGCTCGGCAAAGTTGGCGGAACTGGAAGCCCGCGTGCTGGAACGCGTACTGGTTCCTACCTCATCACCCTTACCTCAGCAGGCGGCGATATAA
- the bhsA gene encoding multiple stress resistance protein BhsA, with the protein MKNVKFFAAAVVLSTLSFGAFAADQVSSQQAQGLEKVGVISATAHSLDSLQAQLAQKADKAGASAFTITSATGDNQLRGTAVIYK; encoded by the coding sequence ATGAAAAACGTAAAATTCTTCGCCGCTGCTGTCGTACTTTCTACTCTGTCTTTCGGTGCTTTCGCTGCCGACCAGGTGTCTTCACAACAGGCACAAGGTCTGGAAAAAGTTGGCGTAATCAGCGCGACTGCTCACAGCCTGGATTCACTGCAAGCGCAGTTGGCTCAGAAAGCAGACAAAGCCGGTGCTAGCGCCTTCACTATTACATCGGCCACAGGCGATAACCAACTGCGCGGCACCGCCGTTATCTACAAATAA
- a CDS encoding MFS transporter, protein MDMTLTTRPTKRRYLTLLMIFITVVICYVDRANLAVASAHIQEEFGITKTQMGYIFSAFAWTYTLCQIPGGWFLDRVGSKVTYFIAIMGWSIATLLQGFATGLASLIGLRAVTGLFEAPAFPTNNRMVTSWFPEQERASAVGFYTSGQFVGLAFLTPLLIWLQEILSWHWVFIVTGGVGIVWALIWHFVYQPPKKSKGINQAELDYIAEGGGIVDGDAPSDKKTRTPLTAADWKLVFNRKLVGVYIGQFAVTSTLWFFLTWFPNYLTQEKHISALTAGFMTTVPFLAAFVGVLLSGFVADRLVRSGKSLGLARKTPIICGLLISTCIMGANYTNDPVWIMTLMAVAFFGNGFASITWSLVSSLAPIRLIGLTGGVFNFVGGLGGITVPLIIGYLAQDYGFAPALTYIAGVALVGALSYILLVGEVKRVG, encoded by the coding sequence ATGGACATGACATTAACTACCCGTCCTACAAAGCGGCGCTATCTCACCTTGCTGATGATTTTTATTACGGTTGTCATCTGCTATGTGGATCGGGCCAACCTGGCTGTGGCATCGGCACACATTCAGGAAGAGTTTGGTATTACAAAAACACAAATGGGCTATATCTTCTCCGCATTTGCCTGGACCTATACGTTATGCCAAATACCGGGCGGCTGGTTTCTTGACCGTGTCGGTTCAAAGGTTACCTATTTTATCGCCATCATGGGATGGTCGATTGCCACGTTGCTGCAAGGTTTTGCCACGGGTCTGGCATCGTTGATTGGCTTACGCGCCGTGACCGGACTGTTTGAGGCACCAGCGTTTCCGACGAATAACCGCATGGTGACCAGTTGGTTCCCTGAACAAGAGCGGGCTTCTGCCGTTGGATTTTATACATCAGGGCAGTTTGTTGGTCTGGCGTTCCTTACGCCATTGCTCATCTGGTTACAGGAAATTCTGAGCTGGCATTGGGTGTTCATTGTCACTGGCGGCGTCGGTATTGTTTGGGCACTTATCTGGCACTTTGTTTATCAGCCGCCGAAGAAAAGTAAAGGGATCAATCAGGCTGAGCTGGATTACATTGCCGAAGGTGGCGGTATTGTCGATGGTGATGCGCCGAGCGACAAAAAAACACGCACCCCATTGACGGCGGCTGACTGGAAACTGGTGTTTAACCGCAAGCTGGTGGGTGTATATATCGGGCAGTTTGCCGTGACCTCTACGTTGTGGTTTTTCCTGACGTGGTTCCCTAACTACCTGACGCAAGAAAAACACATTAGCGCACTGACGGCTGGTTTTATGACGACGGTACCTTTCCTGGCGGCGTTCGTTGGCGTTCTGCTGTCTGGATTTGTAGCGGACCGTTTGGTGCGTAGTGGAAAATCGCTCGGCCTGGCGCGTAAAACGCCGATTATCTGTGGCCTGCTGATTTCAACCTGCATCATGGGCGCGAACTACACGAACGATCCGGTATGGATTATGACGCTAATGGCTGTGGCGTTCTTTGGCAATGGCTTTGCATCCATCACCTGGTCACTGGTGTCGTCGCTGGCTCCAATTCGTCTGATTGGCCTGACGGGTGGGGTATTCAACTTTGTCGGTGGTTTGGGCGGTATCACGGTGCCATTGATTATTGGCTATCTGGCGCAGGATTACGGTTTTGCTCCCGCACTGACCTATATTGCTGGTGTGGCGCTGGTCGGCGCGCTGTCTTACATCTTACTGGTGGGCGAAGTGAAGCGGGTAGGGTAA
- the dgoD gene encoding galactonate dehydratase, whose protein sequence is MKITKITTYRLPPRWMFLKIETDEGIVGWGEPVIEGRARTVEAAVHELSDYLIGQDPARINDIWQVLYRAGFYRGGPILMSAIAGIDQALWDIKGKALGVPVYQLLGGLVRDKIKAYSWVGGDRPSEVIAGIKKLTEIGFDTFKLNGCEEMGIIDNSRKVDAAVAVVAEIREAFGNSIEFGLDFHGRVDAPMAKILIKELEPYRPLFIEEPVLAEQAEYYPRLAAQTHLPIAAGERMFSRFDFKRVLADGGLAIIQPDLSHAGGITECFKIAAMAEAYDVALAPHCPLGPIALASCLHLDFVARNAVLQEQSMGIHYNKGAELLDYVINKEDFAMTDGHFYPLNKPGLGVEINEELVIERSKNAPDWRNPVWRYPDGAVAEW, encoded by the coding sequence ATGAAAATTACCAAAATCACCACGTACCGGCTGCCGCCACGCTGGATGTTCCTGAAGATTGAAACCGATGAAGGCATTGTTGGCTGGGGTGAACCGGTTATCGAAGGTCGTGCGCGCACCGTTGAAGCTGCCGTTCACGAGCTGTCTGACTATTTGATCGGGCAAGACCCGGCACGTATCAACGACATCTGGCAGGTGCTTTACCGCGCGGGCTTCTATCGCGGTGGCCCAATCCTGATGAGCGCTATTGCTGGTATTGACCAAGCATTGTGGGACATCAAAGGCAAGGCGCTGGGCGTACCGGTTTATCAGTTACTGGGTGGGTTGGTGCGCGATAAGATCAAAGCCTACAGTTGGGTTGGCGGCGATCGTCCTTCCGAAGTGATCGCTGGCATTAAGAAACTGACCGAAATTGGCTTCGATACCTTCAAGCTGAACGGCTGTGAAGAGATGGGCATCATTGATAACTCGCGCAAAGTGGATGCTGCGGTGGCCGTGGTTGCTGAAATCCGCGAAGCCTTTGGTAACAGCATCGAATTCGGTCTGGATTTCCACGGTCGTGTCGATGCGCCAATGGCGAAAATCCTGATCAAAGAATTGGAACCGTACCGTCCGCTGTTTATTGAAGAGCCGGTGCTGGCTGAACAGGCGGAATACTATCCTCGTCTGGCTGCACAAACGCACCTGCCGATTGCCGCGGGCGAACGTATGTTCTCACGCTTTGATTTCAAACGCGTACTGGCAGACGGTGGACTGGCCATTATTCAGCCTGACCTGTCGCACGCGGGCGGTATTACCGAGTGCTTTAAAATTGCCGCAATGGCGGAAGCCTATGATGTCGCGCTGGCACCACACTGTCCATTAGGCCCAATTGCACTGGCTTCCTGTTTGCATCTCGACTTTGTGGCGCGTAATGCGGTATTGCAGGAGCAAAGTATGGGCATTCATTATAATAAAGGTGCCGAGCTGTTGGACTACGTCATTAATAAAGAAGACTTTGCTATGACTGACGGCCATTTCTATCCATTAAATAAACCGGGCCTCGGTGTGGAAATTAATGAAGAGTTGGTTATCGAACGCAGTAAAAATGCGCCAGACTGGCGTAACCCGGTGTGGCGTTATCCCGACGGTGCTGTCGCCGAGTGGTAA
- a CDS encoding 2-dehydro-3-deoxy-6-phosphogalactonate aldolase produces MSWNTNLPLIAILRGITPDEVLEHVAALLDAGFDAVEIPLNSPNPYDSIQLAVEHFGDRALIGAGTVLKADYVDKLQEIGSKLVVTPNISPEVIRRAVGYGMTVCPGCATATEAFTALEAGAQSLKIFPSSAFGPDYIKALKAVLPKDVPVFAVGGVTPENLKDYLSAGCIGAGLGSDLYRAGQSVEVTAQKAHAFVNAYKDAVQ; encoded by the coding sequence ATGAGTTGGAATACTAATCTTCCCTTGATTGCGATTCTGCGCGGTATTACGCCAGATGAGGTGCTGGAACATGTCGCAGCGCTATTGGATGCTGGATTCGATGCAGTAGAAATCCCGCTGAATTCGCCGAACCCGTATGACAGTATTCAACTGGCGGTGGAGCATTTTGGCGATCGCGCCCTGATTGGCGCGGGTACGGTACTGAAAGCCGACTATGTCGACAAGTTGCAGGAAATTGGCAGCAAGTTAGTGGTCACCCCCAATATTTCTCCTGAGGTGATTCGTCGGGCGGTGGGTTACGGCATGACGGTGTGCCCTGGCTGTGCCACTGCGACGGAAGCTTTCACCGCACTGGAGGCGGGGGCGCAATCGCTGAAAATTTTCCCGTCATCGGCGTTTGGGCCAGACTACATCAAGGCGCTGAAAGCGGTATTGCCAAAAGACGTTCCCGTCTTTGCCGTCGGTGGCGTTACGCCAGAAAACCTGAAGGATTATTTGAGTGCGGGCTGCATCGGTGCCGGGTTAGGCAGCGATCTGTATCGAGCCGGTCAGTCGGTTGAGGTTACCGCGCAAAAAGCACATGCATTTGTTAACGCCTATAAGGACGCTGTTCAATGA